A stretch of the Mycobacterium shigaense genome encodes the following:
- a CDS encoding HNH endonuclease signature motif containing protein, whose amino-acid sequence MLPDRRGIIEHTFESVWACRPTPESAALIDQICATARAENRAAAAQLVAIGELFGYRFSRCADNEEWAIDTVVAVAAEVGAALRISQGQGLIRVHLARALRERLPMVGVVFAAGEIDYRAFQTIVSRTDLVLDPDVLAAVDAALALEVPRWPSLSHGRLGAEVDKVVGRLDADAVRRRSERTRDREIWIGTNKDGLSEINGSLCTPAAHALDTRLTALAGTVCEHDPRTRDQRRADALGALAAGADRLGCRCGRDDCAAGKRPSAGPVTIHVIAEQPTIDGTGCAPGCEVGADGLITAEMVAELAKSAKLMPLQHPGDSAPEPGHVPSRMLASFVRCRDLTCRWPGCDTPAVACDVDHTIPNSQGRPAHAANLKCYCRPHHLLKTFWGWREQMPDGTLILTSPAGHTYVTTPGSALLFPSLCRSVGGPAAPEAESPPEDCGERTAMMPRRRRTRARARARAQRIATERRANHAARFSDAGPAPPSVDDGSAPF is encoded by the coding sequence ATGTTGCCGGACCGCCGTGGCATCATAGAACATACGTTCGAGTCTGTGTGGGCCTGCCGACCGACGCCGGAGTCGGCGGCGTTGATCGACCAGATCTGTGCGACGGCTCGTGCGGAGAATCGGGCGGCGGCCGCGCAGCTGGTAGCGATCGGGGAGCTGTTCGGGTACCGATTTTCGCGCTGTGCGGACAATGAAGAGTGGGCGATCGACACCGTGGTGGCGGTCGCGGCCGAGGTGGGTGCGGCCTTGCGCATCAGCCAGGGACAAGGGCTGATCCGGGTGCATCTCGCCCGAGCGCTGCGTGAGCGACTACCGATGGTGGGCGTGGTCTTCGCCGCCGGAGAGATCGACTACCGGGCATTTCAGACGATCGTGTCGCGTACGGATCTAGTTCTCGATCCCGACGTGCTCGCGGCGGTGGACGCAGCACTGGCGCTCGAGGTGCCGCGCTGGCCATCGCTCAGCCACGGCCGGTTGGGCGCTGAGGTGGACAAGGTCGTGGGCCGCCTGGACGCGGATGCGGTGCGCCGACGGTCCGAGCGCACCCGTGATCGGGAGATCTGGATCGGGACCAACAAAGACGGGCTGTCCGAGATCAATGGCAGCCTATGCACCCCCGCCGCCCACGCGCTGGACACTCGGCTGACCGCGTTGGCGGGCACGGTGTGCGAGCACGATCCGCGCACCCGCGACCAGCGGCGCGCCGACGCCCTGGGAGCGCTTGCCGCCGGGGCGGATCGGTTGGGCTGTCGCTGCGGACGCGACGACTGCGCGGCGGGCAAGCGGCCATCCGCCGGCCCGGTCACGATTCATGTGATCGCCGAGCAACCCACCATCGACGGCACTGGCTGCGCGCCTGGGTGCGAAGTGGGTGCCGATGGGCTGATCACCGCGGAGATGGTGGCCGAGCTGGCAAAGTCGGCCAAACTGATGCCCCTCCAGCATCCGGGTGACTCCGCACCCGAGCCGGGCCACGTGCCCAGCAGGATGCTGGCAAGTTTCGTGCGCTGCCGCGATCTGACGTGCCGCTGGCCCGGCTGCGACACACCGGCGGTGGCCTGCGATGTAGACCATACGATTCCCAACTCCCAGGGCCGGCCCGCCCATGCCGCCAACCTCAAGTGCTACTGCCGGCCGCATCATCTGCTCAAGACCTTCTGGGGCTGGCGGGAGCAAATGCCCGACGGCACGCTGATCCTCACCTCCCCCGCAGGACATACGTATGTCACGACTCCCGGCAGCGCCTTGCTCTTCCCCAGCCTGTGCCGTTCTGTCGGTGGACCGGCCGCGCCCGAAGCCGAGTCGCCACCGGAGGATTGCGGCGAACGCACCGCGATGATGCCGAGGCGCCGCCGCACCCGCGCCCGAGCCCGAGCCCGAGCGCAGCGGATCGCCACCGAACGCCGAGCCAACCACGCCGCCCGCTTCAGCGACGCCGGGCCCGCCCCGCCCAGCGTCGACGACGGTTCGGCGCCCTTCTAG
- the leuA gene encoding 2-isopropylmalate synthase translates to MNNFSESDSPDTYTESFRARTIVTPAGPPGPGQAVWNPQRASAMPVSRYRPFAEEVEPIRLADRSWPDRIIDRAPMWCAVDLRDGNQALIDPMSPARKRRMFDLLVRMGYKEVEVGFPAASQTDFDFVREIITDAAIPDDVTIQVLTQCRPELIERTFEACEGAARVIVHFYNSTSILQRRVVFRADRAAVQAIAVDGARKCVEQAAKYPGTQWRFEYSPESYTGTELEYAKQVCDAVGEIIAPTPQNPIIFNLPATVEMATPNVYADSIEWMSRNLANRESVILSLHPHNDRGTAVAAAELGYQAGADRIEGCLFGNGERTGNVCLVTLGLNLFSRGVDPQIDFSNIDEIRRTVEYCNQLPVHERHPYGGDLVYTAFSGSHQDAINKGLDQMKIDADAANTDVDDLLWQVPYLPIDPRDVGRTYEAVIRVNSQSGKGGVAYIMKADHGLVLPRRLQIEFSQVIQKITDGEGGEVSPKEMWDAFYEEYLAPILPLERIRQRVNASEEDGGNTSVVATVKINDAEHEISGSGNGPLAAFVHALADVGFDVAVLDYSEHAMSAGDDAQAAAYVEASVGGRTVWGVGIAPSITTASLRAVVSAVNRASR, encoded by the coding sequence GTGAACAACTTTTCCGAATCTGATAGCCCCGACACCTACACCGAGTCTTTCAGGGCGCGAACCATCGTCACCCCCGCCGGCCCGCCCGGTCCCGGCCAGGCCGTGTGGAACCCCCAGCGCGCCTCCGCGATGCCGGTCAGCCGGTACCGGCCCTTCGCCGAGGAGGTAGAGCCGATTCGGCTGGCCGACCGCAGTTGGCCCGACCGCATCATCGATCGCGCGCCGATGTGGTGCGCCGTGGACCTGCGGGACGGCAACCAGGCGCTGATCGACCCGATGAGCCCGGCCCGCAAGCGCCGGATGTTCGACCTGCTGGTGCGCATGGGATACAAGGAGGTCGAGGTCGGTTTCCCGGCGGCCAGCCAGACCGACTTCGACTTCGTCCGCGAGATCATCACCGACGCCGCCATACCCGACGACGTGACCATCCAGGTGCTGACCCAGTGCCGCCCGGAGCTGATCGAGCGCACCTTCGAGGCGTGCGAGGGCGCGGCGCGGGTGATCGTGCACTTCTACAACTCGACGTCAATTCTGCAGCGGCGCGTGGTTTTTCGCGCGGACCGGGCCGCCGTGCAGGCCATCGCCGTCGACGGTGCTCGCAAGTGCGTCGAGCAGGCCGCCAAGTACCCCGGCACTCAGTGGCGCTTTGAGTATTCGCCGGAGTCCTACACCGGGACCGAGCTGGAATACGCCAAGCAGGTGTGTGACGCGGTCGGCGAGATCATCGCGCCGACGCCGCAGAACCCGATCATCTTCAACCTGCCCGCCACCGTCGAGATGGCAACCCCGAACGTCTACGCCGACTCGATCGAGTGGATGAGCCGCAACCTGGCCAACCGGGAATCGGTCATCCTGAGCCTGCATCCGCACAACGACCGCGGAACCGCCGTCGCCGCAGCGGAATTGGGCTACCAGGCGGGCGCGGACCGCATCGAGGGCTGCCTGTTCGGCAATGGCGAACGCACCGGCAACGTGTGCCTGGTGACGCTAGGCCTGAACCTGTTCTCCCGCGGCGTGGACCCGCAGATCGACTTCTCCAACATCGACGAGATCCGGCGCACGGTGGAGTACTGCAACCAACTGCCGGTGCACGAGCGGCACCCCTACGGCGGGGACCTGGTCTACACCGCGTTCTCCGGCAGCCACCAGGACGCGATCAACAAGGGCCTGGACCAGATGAAGATCGACGCCGACGCCGCCAACACCGACGTCGACGACCTGTTGTGGCAGGTGCCGTACCTGCCGATCGACCCGCGCGACGTGGGACGCACCTACGAGGCGGTGATTCGGGTCAACTCGCAGTCCGGCAAGGGCGGCGTGGCCTACATCATGAAGGCCGACCACGGTCTGGTGCTGCCGCGGCGGCTGCAGATCGAGTTCTCGCAGGTGATCCAGAAGATCACCGACGGCGAGGGTGGCGAGGTTTCGCCGAAGGAGATGTGGGACGCCTTCTACGAGGAGTACCTGGCCCCGATCCTGCCGCTGGAACGGATCCGGCAGCGGGTCAACGCCTCCGAGGAGGACGGCGGCAACACCTCCGTCGTCGCGACCGTGAAGATCAACGACGCCGAGCACGAGATCAGCGGCTCCGGCAACGGCCCGCTCGCGGCGTTCGTTCACGCACTGGCCGACGTCGGCTTCGACGTCGCCGTTCTGGATTACTCCGAGCACGCGATGAGCGCCGGCGACGACGCCCAGGCCGCCGCCTATGTGGAGGCGTCGGTAGGCGGCCGCACGGTGTGGGGGGTGGGGATCGCGCCGTCGATCACCACCGCGTCGCTGCGGGCCGTGGTGTCGGCGGTCAACCGGGCGTCCCGCTAA
- a CDS encoding C39 family peptidase, which yields MTQLAPCHATTARFGVLAAMASAAVAAAAATAVAIGSAGTTEAAPGPAAQQAEPGMHGDPVAAGRFWHYQQQTFDCGEMAVADVIGEITGRSPTEDEITGAAANIPSVAHPGPIYNGGKTSNRDLPVLLAHYGVAADINHPGTDALIQRLDDGRKVIVGVNDKVLWNTRGNRTQENHFVVITGIDTTTNTVHMNDSGIAAGRDEQVSIATFEKAWAASDNFAVVTR from the coding sequence ATGACGCAACTCGCCCCCTGCCATGCCACCACCGCGCGCTTCGGTGTGCTCGCCGCCATGGCGAGCGCGGCCGTCGCCGCCGCGGCCGCCACGGCGGTGGCGATCGGATCGGCCGGCACGACCGAGGCCGCGCCCGGGCCTGCCGCCCAGCAGGCCGAGCCCGGTATGCACGGCGACCCGGTCGCCGCCGGCCGCTTCTGGCACTACCAGCAGCAGACCTTCGACTGCGGCGAGATGGCGGTCGCGGACGTGATCGGGGAGATCACCGGCCGCTCGCCGACCGAGGACGAGATCACCGGCGCGGCCGCGAACATCCCGAGTGTGGCCCACCCTGGACCGATCTACAACGGCGGGAAGACCAGCAACCGCGACCTGCCGGTGCTCCTGGCCCACTACGGCGTCGCGGCCGACATCAACCATCCGGGCACCGACGCGCTGATACAACGACTGGACGACGGCCGCAAGGTGATCGTCGGGGTCAACGACAAGGTGCTGTGGAACACCCGCGGCAACCGCACGCAAGAGAACCATTTCGTGGTCATCACCGGCATCGACACCACCACCAACACGGTGCACATGAACGACAGCGGCATTGCCGCCGGCCGCGACGAGCAGGTCTCCATCGCCACCTTCGAAAAGGCGTGGGCGGCCAGCGACAACTTCGCCGTCGTCACCCGGTGA
- a CDS encoding Mur ligase family protein, with the protein MVTTRARLALAAGASARWASRVTGRGAGAMIGGLVAMTLDRSILRQLAAGRRTVVVTGTNGKSTTTRMTAAALATLGPVATNAEGANMDAGLVAALAADRTARLAALEVDEMHVPHVSDAVDPSVIVLLNLSRDQLDRVGEINVIERTLRTGLARHPAAVVVANCDDVLMTSAAYDSPNVVWVAAGGAWSNDSVSCPRSGEVIVREKGHWYSTGADFKRPSPHWWFDPEDGGTLYGPEGLAVPMHLALPGAVNRGNAAQAVAAAVALGADPVKAVAAVSRVDEVAGRYRTVRVGRHEARMLLAKNPAGWQEALSMVNKHAAGVVIAVNGRVPDGEDLSWLWDVRFEQVGEAFQGQVVAAGERGTDLAVRLGYAGVEHTLVHDTLAAIASCPPGPVEVVANYTAFLRLQRELTRHG; encoded by the coding sequence GTGGTAACCACCCGGGCACGTCTGGCGCTGGCCGCGGGAGCGAGCGCGCGGTGGGCATCCCGGGTCACCGGGCGCGGTGCCGGGGCCATGATCGGCGGCCTGGTCGCGATGACGCTGGATCGCTCGATCCTGCGTCAACTCGCGGCGGGCCGGCGCACGGTCGTCGTCACCGGGACCAACGGCAAGTCGACGACCACCCGGATGACCGCGGCCGCCCTGGCCACGCTCGGTCCGGTGGCCACCAACGCCGAGGGCGCCAACATGGACGCCGGCCTGGTCGCCGCGCTGGCCGCCGACCGCACGGCCCGGCTGGCTGCCCTCGAAGTCGACGAGATGCACGTGCCGCACGTGTCCGACGCCGTGGACCCCAGCGTCATCGTGCTGCTCAACCTGTCGCGCGACCAGCTGGACCGCGTCGGCGAGATCAACGTCATCGAACGCACGCTGCGGACGGGCCTGGCCCGGCACCCGGCCGCGGTCGTCGTGGCCAACTGCGACGACGTGCTGATGACCTCGGCCGCCTACGACAGCCCAAACGTCGTATGGGTGGCCGCGGGCGGCGCGTGGTCGAACGACTCGGTCAGCTGCCCGCGCAGCGGCGAGGTCATTGTCCGCGAGAAGGGCCACTGGTATTCGACCGGCGCCGACTTCAAGCGGCCCAGCCCGCACTGGTGGTTCGACCCGGAAGACGGGGGCACGCTGTACGGGCCCGAGGGGCTGGCCGTGCCGATGCACCTGGCGCTGCCCGGCGCGGTGAACCGCGGCAACGCCGCCCAGGCCGTGGCGGCCGCCGTCGCGCTGGGCGCCGACCCCGTCAAAGCCGTCGCGGCCGTCAGCCGAGTCGACGAGGTCGCCGGGCGGTACCGCACGGTGCGGGTCGGCCGGCATGAGGCGCGGATGCTGCTGGCCAAGAACCCCGCCGGCTGGCAGGAAGCGCTGTCGATGGTGAACAAGCACGCCGCGGGCGTGGTCATCGCGGTCAACGGACGGGTGCCCGACGGCGAGGACCTGTCCTGGCTGTGGGACGTGCGCTTCGAGCAGGTAGGGGAGGCCTTCCAGGGCCAAGTCGTCGCCGCCGGCGAACGCGGCACCGACCTGGCGGTCCGGCTCGGCTACGCGGGCGTCGAGCACACGCTGGTGCACGACACGTTGGCCGCCATCGCCTCCTGCCCGCCCGGACCGGTCGAGGTCGTCGCGAACTACACCGCGTTCCTGCGGCTGCAGCGGGAGTTGACGCGCCATGGCTGA
- a CDS encoding type 1 glutamine amidotransferase: MADSVVRVGLVLPDVMGTYGDGGNAVVLRQRLRLRGIDAEIVEITLDDPVPESLDLYTLGGAEDYAQRLATRHLIRHPGLQRAADRGAPVLAICAAIQVLGHWYETSSGERVDGVGMLDVTTCPQDRRTIGEVVSTPLLAGLSQQLTGFENHRGGTVLGAAAAPLGAVVKGAGNRAGDGYDGVVAGSVVATYMHGPCLARNPELADLLLSKVVGELSPLQLPEVELLRTERLAAR; the protein is encoded by the coding sequence ATGGCTGACTCCGTCGTGCGGGTCGGGCTGGTGTTGCCCGACGTGATGGGCACCTACGGCGACGGCGGCAACGCCGTGGTGTTGCGCCAACGGCTGCGGCTGCGGGGCATCGACGCCGAAATCGTCGAGATCACGCTGGACGATCCGGTGCCGGAGTCCCTGGACCTCTACACGCTGGGCGGCGCGGAGGACTACGCCCAGCGGCTGGCCACCCGGCACCTGATCAGGCATCCCGGCCTGCAGCGCGCGGCGGACCGGGGCGCACCCGTGCTGGCGATCTGTGCGGCCATCCAGGTGCTGGGTCACTGGTATGAAACCTCGTCGGGGGAACGGGTCGACGGCGTGGGCATGCTCGACGTGACGACCTGTCCGCAAGACAGACGCACGATCGGCGAGGTGGTGAGCACGCCGCTGCTGGCCGGCTTGAGCCAGCAACTCACCGGCTTCGAAAACCACCGCGGCGGCACCGTGCTGGGTGCCGCCGCAGCGCCGCTGGGAGCGGTCGTCAAGGGCGCGGGCAACCGCGCCGGCGACGGCTACGACGGTGTGGTCGCGGGCAGCGTGGTCGCCACCTACATGCACGGGCCGTGTCTGGCCCGCAATCCGGAGCTGGCCGACCTGCTGCTGAGCAAGGTGGTCGGCGAGCTGTCCCCGCTGCAACTGCCCGAGGTGGAGTTGCTGCGCACCGAACGACTGGCGGCCCGCTAG
- a CDS encoding DUF4185 domain-containing protein: MMRCSTSIVSVTCLLVLQPVWIAHADPPAPAPQPILQPLAPGQVMRLGPTAGTGTTTKDYGIGATDLCEFLEFPTELLQVCGDSFAGQGVGFGGWYSPVALHVDTASIDDPDGVRYTGVTGITRPLLADPTPAGDSQLPAGVVEINRRNYMMVTTTKDLKPQTSRLVAAEPAHAGWQTVSGSKREAAYQGGSQTQISGYYDPIPTPDSQTGWVYIVANSFTRSQPVVLYRATPQSFTDRSRWQGWAAGPDGGWNKRPTPLWPDQVGEMCVRQIDGKTVLSYFNASTGNMEVRVADDPTSLGTAPVTTVVQHDEWPEPAESLPPPTDNRLAQPYGGYISPGSTLDELRIFVSQWDTRARVSAPYRVIQFAVNPFKP; this comes from the coding sequence ATGATGCGGTGCTCAACTTCAATCGTGTCCGTGACATGTTTGCTTGTGCTGCAGCCTGTTTGGATCGCACATGCAGACCCGCCTGCGCCGGCCCCGCAGCCGATCCTGCAGCCACTGGCGCCGGGGCAGGTGATGCGGCTCGGACCGACGGCCGGAACCGGGACCACCACAAAGGATTACGGCATCGGCGCAACCGATCTGTGCGAATTTCTTGAATTCCCAACCGAACTGCTGCAGGTGTGCGGCGATAGCTTCGCCGGCCAGGGCGTCGGATTCGGCGGCTGGTATTCGCCGGTCGCGCTGCATGTCGACACGGCGTCCATCGACGACCCCGACGGGGTGCGCTACACCGGCGTCACCGGAATCACCAGGCCGCTGCTGGCCGATCCGACACCGGCAGGGGATTCGCAGCTACCCGCTGGGGTGGTCGAGATCAACCGCCGCAACTACATGATGGTCACCACGACCAAGGACCTGAAGCCGCAGACCTCGCGGCTGGTGGCGGCCGAGCCGGCGCACGCCGGCTGGCAGACGGTGTCCGGGTCCAAGCGGGAGGCGGCCTATCAGGGCGGCTCGCAAACGCAGATCAGCGGCTACTACGACCCGATTCCCACGCCCGATTCGCAGACCGGATGGGTCTACATCGTGGCCAATAGCTTCACTCGCAGCCAACCCGTGGTGCTGTACCGGGCCACGCCCCAGAGCTTTACCGATCGGTCCCGCTGGCAGGGCTGGGCGGCCGGGCCCGACGGCGGCTGGAACAAGCGGCCGACGCCGCTGTGGCCCGACCAGGTCGGCGAGATGTGCGTGCGGCAGATCGACGGCAAGACGGTCCTGTCCTATTTCAACGCCAGCACCGGCAACATGGAAGTCCGGGTGGCCGACGACCCCACCTCCCTGGGCACCGCGCCGGTGACCACGGTCGTGCAGCACGACGAGTGGCCCGAGCCGGCGGAAAGCCTGCCGCCCCCGACCGACAACCGGCTGGCGCAGCCGTACGGCGGATACATCTCGCCCGGTTCGACGCTCGACGAACTACGCATCTTCGTCAGTCAATGGGATACCCGCGCGCGGGTGTCCGCGCCGTACCGGGTAATCCAGTTCGCGGTGAACCCATTCAAGCCGTAG
- a CDS encoding aspartate-semialdehyde dehydrogenase, which produces MVAIGVVGATGQVGQVMRNLLEERDFPATSVRFFASARSQGRKLGFRGQEIEVEDAATADPTGLDIAVFSAGKTMSLVQAPRFAAAGVTVIDNSSAWRKDPDVPLVVSEVNFTRDAGSRPKGIIANPNCTTMAAMPVLKPLHDEAQLRRLVVSSYQAVSGSGLAGVEELATQARAVIDDAEQLVHDGRALQFPAPKTYVAPIAFNVLPLAGSLVDDGSGETDEDQKLRYESRKILGIPELLVSGTCVRVPVFTGHSLSINAEFARPLSPGRARELLAGAPGVKLVDVPTPLAAAGVDESLVGRIRYDEGVADGRGLALFVSGDNLRKGAALNTIQIAELLASELHSAL; this is translated from the coding sequence ATGGTTGCCATCGGGGTAGTTGGAGCCACCGGCCAGGTTGGCCAGGTGATGCGCAACCTGCTCGAGGAACGCGACTTTCCCGCGACGTCCGTGCGATTCTTCGCGTCTGCCCGGTCGCAGGGCCGCAAGCTGGGATTCCGCGGGCAGGAGATCGAGGTCGAGGACGCCGCGACGGCGGACCCGACCGGCCTGGACATCGCAGTGTTCTCGGCCGGCAAGACGATGTCGCTGGTGCAGGCCCCGCGGTTCGCCGCGGCGGGCGTGACCGTGATCGACAACTCCTCGGCCTGGCGCAAGGACCCGGACGTGCCGCTGGTGGTGTCGGAGGTCAACTTCACCCGCGACGCCGGCAGCCGGCCGAAGGGCATCATCGCCAACCCGAACTGCACCACGATGGCCGCGATGCCGGTGCTGAAACCGCTGCACGACGAGGCCCAACTGCGGCGTCTGGTGGTCTCGAGCTATCAGGCCGTGTCCGGCAGCGGGTTGGCCGGCGTCGAAGAGCTGGCCACGCAGGCGCGCGCGGTGATCGACGACGCCGAGCAGTTGGTGCACGACGGCAGGGCGCTGCAGTTCCCGGCACCGAAGACCTACGTCGCGCCCATCGCCTTCAATGTGCTGCCGCTGGCCGGCTCGCTGGTGGACGACGGATCCGGCGAAACCGACGAGGACCAGAAGCTGCGCTACGAGAGCCGCAAGATCCTCGGGATCCCCGAGCTGCTGGTGAGCGGAACCTGCGTGCGGGTCCCGGTCTTCACCGGGCACTCGCTGTCGATCAACGCCGAGTTCGCGCGCCCGCTCTCGCCCGGGCGCGCCCGCGAACTGCTCGCCGGCGCACCGGGGGTGAAGCTGGTCGACGTGCCGACGCCGTTGGCGGCCGCCGGCGTCGACGAGTCGCTGGTCGGCCGGATCCGGTACGACGAGGGCGTCGCGGATGGCCGGGGCCTGGCCCTGTTCGTGTCGGGAGACAACCTGCGCAAGGGGGCCGCCCTGAACACCATCCAGATTGCCGAACTGCTGGCCTCGGAACTGCACTCGGCATTGTGA
- a CDS encoding aspartate kinase: protein MALVVQKYGGSSVADAERIRRVAERIVETKKQGNDVVVVVSAMGDTTDDLLDLAQQVCPVPPARELDMLLTAGERISNALVAMAVESLGAHARSFTGSQAGVITTSTHGNAKIIDVTPTRLQSALDEGDVVLVAGFQGVSQDTRDVTTLGRGGSDTTAVALAAALGADVCEIYTDVDGIFSADPRIVPNARKLNTVTFEEMLEMAACGAKVLMLRCVEYARRYNLPVHVRSSYSDKLGTVVVGSIKDVPMEDPILTGVAHDRSEAKVTIVGLPDIPGYAASVFRAVADADVNIDMVIQNVSKVEDGKTDITFTCSRDVGPNAVAKLDALKEEIGFTQLLYDDHIGKVSLVGAGMRSHPGVTATFCEALARVGVNIELMSTSEIRISVLCRDTELDKAVLALHEAFGLGGEETATVYAGTGR, encoded by the coding sequence GTGGCGCTGGTCGTACAGAAGTACGGCGGATCTTCGGTGGCCGACGCCGAACGCATCCGCCGCGTCGCCGAACGCATCGTCGAGACGAAGAAGCAGGGCAACGACGTCGTAGTGGTGGTCTCGGCGATGGGCGACACCACCGACGACCTGCTCGACCTCGCTCAGCAGGTCTGCCCCGTCCCACCGGCCCGCGAGCTCGACATGCTGCTGACGGCAGGTGAGCGCATCTCCAACGCCCTGGTGGCCATGGCGGTCGAGTCGCTCGGCGCACACGCCCGCTCGTTCACCGGCTCGCAGGCCGGCGTCATCACGACCAGCACACACGGCAACGCGAAGATCATCGACGTCACGCCGACGCGGCTGCAGTCCGCTCTCGACGAAGGCGATGTCGTGCTGGTCGCGGGCTTTCAGGGCGTGAGCCAGGACACTCGCGACGTCACCACACTGGGCCGCGGCGGCTCGGACACCACGGCCGTCGCCCTGGCCGCCGCGTTAGGCGCCGACGTCTGCGAGATCTATACCGACGTCGACGGGATCTTCAGCGCGGACCCGCGAATCGTGCCCAACGCCCGCAAGCTGAACACCGTGACCTTCGAGGAAATGCTCGAGATGGCGGCCTGCGGCGCAAAAGTCTTGATGCTGCGCTGCGTCGAATATGCCCGCCGTTACAACCTGCCCGTGCACGTCCGGTCCTCGTACTCGGACAAACTGGGCACCGTCGTCGTCGGATCGATCAAGGACGTACCCATGGAAGACCCCATTCTGACCGGCGTCGCGCACGATCGCAGCGAGGCCAAGGTGACCATCGTCGGGCTGCCCGACATCCCCGGCTATGCGGCCAGCGTGTTCCGGGCCGTCGCCGACGCCGACGTGAACATCGACATGGTGATACAGAACGTCTCCAAGGTCGAGGACGGCAAGACCGACATCACGTTCACCTGCTCGCGTGATGTCGGACCCAACGCGGTGGCCAAGCTGGACGCCCTCAAGGAGGAGATCGGCTTCACCCAGCTGCTCTACGACGACCACATCGGCAAGGTGTCGCTGGTCGGCGCGGGGATGCGCAGCCATCCGGGCGTCACGGCGACCTTCTGCGAGGCGCTGGCCAGGGTCGGCGTCAACATCGAGCTGATGTCCACGTCGGAGATCCGCATCTCGGTGCTGTGCCGCGACACTGAATTGGACAAGGCCGTCCTGGCGTTGCACGAGGCGTTCGGGCTGGGCGGCGAGGAGACCGCCACGGTATATGCGGGGACGGGTCGTTAG
- a CDS encoding DEDDh family exonuclease, producing the protein MSPTTSAPWGRPVSDPDGGWAVIDVETSGFRPGQARIISIAVLGLDAGGNVEQSVVSLLNPGVDPGPTHVHGLTAAMLEDQPQFGDIVGDVVDVLRGRTLVAHNVAFDYAFLAAEAELTGAALPVDTVMCTVELARRLDLGIDNLRLETLAAHWGVTQERPHDAFDDAMVLTRVLGAALGRAREHDIWLPVRPVTRRSWPNGRVTHDELRPLKALASRMPCPYLNPGPYVRGRPLVQGMRVALAAEVRRTHEEMVERILHAGLAYTDVVDRETSLVVCNDDPPGQGKGFQAQQLGVPVVSDAQFMDGVGAVVGGTSIQEFVDATTADDQLVLF; encoded by the coding sequence ATGAGCCCCACAACATCGGCGCCCTGGGGCCGCCCGGTCAGCGATCCGGACGGGGGTTGGGCCGTCATCGACGTCGAGACCTCGGGCTTTCGCCCAGGTCAGGCGCGCATCATCAGCATCGCGGTGCTCGGCCTGGACGCCGGTGGCAACGTCGAGCAGTCCGTCGTCAGCCTGCTGAACCCGGGCGTGGATCCCGGCCCCACCCACGTGCACGGCCTGACCGCGGCGATGCTCGAGGACCAGCCGCAGTTCGGCGACATCGTCGGCGACGTGGTCGACGTGCTGCGCGGCCGCACGCTGGTGGCGCACAACGTCGCGTTCGACTACGCGTTCCTCGCCGCGGAGGCCGAGCTCACCGGCGCCGCCCTGCCCGTGGACACCGTGATGTGCACGGTCGAGCTGGCCCGCCGGCTCGATCTGGGCATCGACAACCTGCGGCTGGAGACCCTCGCCGCACACTGGGGCGTCACTCAGGAACGGCCGCATGACGCCTTCGACGACGCGATGGTGTTGACCCGCGTGCTCGGTGCTGCGCTCGGGCGGGCCCGCGAACACGACATCTGGCTGCCGGTACGTCCCGTCACGCGGCGCAGCTGGCCCAACGGCCGAGTGACCCACGACGAGCTGCGGCCGTTGAAGGCGCTGGCTTCCCGGATGCCCTGCCCCTATCTCAATCCGGGCCCGTATGTTCGCGGCCGGCCGTTGGTCCAGGGCATGCGCGTGGCGCTGGCCGCCGAGGTGCGGCGCACCCACGAGGAAATGGTCGAGCGGATCCTGCACGCCGGGCTGGCGTACACCGATGTCGTCGACCGGGAGACCTCGCTGGTGGTCTGCAACGACGATCCCCCCGGCCAGGGCAAGGGTTTTCAAGCCCAGCAGCTGGGGGTGCCGGTGGTCTCCGACGCGCAGTTCATGGACGGCGTCGGAGCCGTCGTCGGCGGCACCAGCATCCAGGAGTTCGTCGACGCCACGACGGCCGACGACCAGCTCGTGCTGTTCTGA